Proteins encoded in a region of the Roseovarius pelagicus genome:
- a CDS encoding lipid II flippase MurJ encodes MARSVLVTSALIGLVLLLSRLTGFLRELLLASQLGVGKTSDAAVLMLTFPDFMVGFLLAGGLSAAIVPALKKSVGTARIRLFRRIAMLTVLLFSLLAVGMALTADTIIALMAPALISNPIPGFADAFRVSLLALPVVAYVGAQTSYLNTVGRFVLPNISVLIFNLIICFYLAFFVSATGGLMGLALILVIATLTRLGSQMIFAPETLRRLPQEVSSPGNLVTFDLLKKFIFGVISYGVIVGAPIIFRSIYATGGEGYLAVFSFAKKLFDLPTALMVAPLVTILLPKLAAMVNADDGDVKDHVQQALTAGLAFVGIIAISGLIFMPMIADLIYLHGAMTPAGTAHITLLAQLFFLALPFYAMMHLGAIALSAQGRVGTVLTNTLIALGLSFAVTFFLQLTFNTLSAPVGFVAFHIFAGILNIGVILGKRCLIWGTWHGIFWGVIKTGIAATPFVLYRIWFPELSSFWLDIGLLILCGLCLSAVNLSAFRVLHHMRIDTT; translated from the coding sequence TTGGCCCGTTCTGTTCTGGTGACATCTGCGCTAATTGGCCTTGTCTTGCTGCTCAGCCGTCTCACAGGATTCCTGCGTGAACTACTGCTCGCATCCCAGCTGGGTGTCGGGAAGACATCTGATGCGGCTGTTTTGATGCTGACCTTCCCGGATTTCATGGTTGGATTCCTGTTGGCCGGGGGACTCAGCGCTGCCATCGTACCGGCCCTGAAGAAAAGCGTCGGCACCGCGCGCATCAGGTTGTTTCGGCGCATCGCGATGTTGACGGTGTTGCTGTTTTCCTTGCTGGCCGTCGGCATGGCGCTCACGGCGGACACGATCATCGCCCTCATGGCGCCGGCATTGATCAGCAATCCCATTCCCGGATTTGCAGACGCGTTCCGGGTAAGCCTGCTGGCGCTGCCGGTGGTCGCCTATGTCGGTGCGCAAACCAGCTATCTGAACACGGTCGGGCGCTTTGTGCTGCCTAATATCAGTGTTCTGATCTTCAATCTGATTATCTGTTTTTATCTGGCGTTTTTTGTGTCCGCCACGGGTGGGCTGATGGGGCTTGCGCTCATTCTGGTTATCGCCACGTTGACGCGCTTGGGGTCGCAGATGATCTTTGCTCCCGAGACATTGAGGCGCCTGCCTCAGGAGGTCTCCAGTCCGGGCAACCTTGTGACATTCGATCTGCTGAAGAAATTCATCTTTGGAGTCATCAGCTATGGCGTGATCGTCGGAGCTCCGATCATATTTCGCTCAATCTATGCCACGGGCGGCGAAGGATATCTTGCAGTTTTCAGCTTTGCGAAGAAGTTGTTCGACCTTCCTACCGCACTGATGGTGGCACCGCTGGTTACCATTCTACTGCCCAAGCTGGCGGCCATGGTGAATGCAGATGATGGTGATGTAAAAGACCATGTGCAGCAAGCCCTTACCGCGGGGCTGGCCTTTGTCGGCATCATTGCAATCAGCGGGCTGATCTTCATGCCGATGATCGCCGATCTGATTTACTTGCATGGGGCGATGACCCCGGCAGGTACAGCACATATCACCCTTCTGGCACAGCTATTCTTCCTTGCATTGCCATTCTACGCGATGATGCATCTTGGGGCGATTGCCCTCAGTGCTCAGGGCCGTGTCGGCACGGTGCTGACAAATACGCTGATTGCTTTAGGTCTCAGCTTCGCAGTGACTTTCTTCCTGCAGCTTACGTTCAACACACTTAGCGCACCAGTCGGGTTCGTGGCGTTTCACATCTTTGCGGGGATCCTGAATATCGGAGTGATCCTGGGCAAGCGCTGTCTGATCTGGGGAACTTGGCACGGGATATTCTGGGGGGTCATAAAGACGGGTATCGCAGCGACGCCCTTTGTCCTTTACAGGATCTGGTTTCCGGAACTGTCGTCCTTCTGGCTGGATATTGGTCTGCTCATTTTGTGTGGTCTGTGCCTGA
- a CDS encoding acylneuraminate cytidylyltransferase family protein, protein MDLVAVIPARGGSKRLPGKNIRPLGGLPLIAWTIRAAIEASIFDEIVVTTDDSGISACAQDAGARVIDRPAVLASDTACSADVVRHAIDLLKLPDAASFMLMQPTSPFRTAEHMREALALRGHGCSSVMGIVAGKPLGWALNMDSDGMLHPALSAQAVLHDDSPPTARTERFTCRTAGCSDNTPNFTTRRRGDMSCVSPTASISTSWMSSNWPRPS, encoded by the coding sequence ATGGATTTAGTTGCTGTAATTCCAGCGCGCGGGGGCTCCAAACGGTTACCGGGCAAGAATATACGGCCTCTGGGGGGGCTTCCGCTGATCGCTTGGACGATCCGGGCCGCCATTGAAGCCTCGATCTTTGACGAGATTGTCGTCACAACCGACGATTCCGGGATCTCGGCCTGCGCGCAGGATGCGGGCGCGCGCGTCATCGATCGCCCGGCAGTTCTTGCCAGCGACACCGCCTGCTCTGCAGATGTGGTGCGCCATGCCATTGACCTGCTGAAGCTGCCCGATGCGGCCTCTTTCATGCTGATGCAGCCAACATCGCCCTTCCGCACCGCAGAGCATATGCGCGAAGCGTTGGCACTGCGGGGTCACGGATGCTCTTCTGTGATGGGCATCGTTGCGGGAAAGCCGCTTGGCTGGGCTCTGAACATGGATAGCGACGGCATGCTGCATCCAGCCCTGTCCGCGCAGGCCGTGTTGCATGACGATAGCCCCCCTACCGCCCGAACGGAGCGATTTACCTGCAGAACTGCGGGCTGTTCCGACAACACGCCCAATTTCACGACACGGCGACGCGGGGATATGTCATGCGTTTCACCGACAGCATCGATATCGACGAGCTGGATGAGTTCGAACTGGCCGAGGCCCTCGTAA